ggaggtggaggttacagtgagctgagattaagccactgcactccagcctgggcaaaagagcgagatcctgtctgaaatttaaataataataatttattatgtattttcaagTAGCTAAATGAAAGGATTTTGAATGCTCTCAacacaaagtaataataaatgtttgaggtgatgaatatgctaattatcctgttttgatcactacacattgtatatatccaaatatcactatgtacccccataaatatgtacaatcatTATATGTCaactaaaatagttaaaaaatacattaaaagaggGAAAGGCGGAACGCTTCCTGAGAGCAAGGACCTCCTTTGTCGAGGTCAGGGCTGTGTCTTCAGCAACAAAACACTATCTGGGATTTAGTAGATGCTTAAGAAATAGGGGTTGATTGACAGAGCTCCCAAGAGTTCCACGAGGGTTCCCTAGGGCTCTCAGGTTCTTGTATGTCGGAGGGAGAGTCTTCCCCTTAGTCTCCTCGGCGGGAAGGAGAGGGTGTTGGGCAACAACCACCCCTTCCTCTATCTCCCTCGCCCCCTCCTTCCCCATGGCCCCCTCCCCCGTCCTTCTACCTTTCTCCTTCCCAGTCCTTCCCGGTTCTCCCTCGACCCCCTTCACGGCTCCTCTTCCCGCCGCCCCTCTTGCCTTCGCCACCTACCCCTGCACTTCCTCCCACTCTCGCCCcgccccttcttcctcccttcccccgcCCTCCCCGCGCCCCTTTCGAGTGGCGCTGGCACCACAGCGCAGGGGCCAGACGCCCGGCGCGGGAGGAGGATGGCGCTAGCGGTGCTGCGCTTGGCGCTGCTGCTCCTGGCAGTTACCTTCGCAGGTAGCGCTCGGAGCGGTCCTGGAGAGCGGGGACCTCTGGAGAAAAGCGGGAGAGGGAGTCACGCCGGCGGCGGCCCCTGCCCGGCTCTGGGCGGCCTCGGCGACGGTACCCGCACGGCCGTTACGGGCGGTTCCCCAGAGGACCTGTCGCCAGGTGGAGGAGCGCGAACTGGGGGgtgtggttagttcttgcttggACTTCACTCCCAGCTCCAAGGACACCTGCTGTCTAGAGCGCTTTCTCTGTTAAAGTAGATTTTCAGGTGCCCAAGATGAGGAGTTGGGTTTTTATGTATGGTCCCACAGGTCCCCGATATGCGCAGGAATGAGGAATTGTGGATGCTTACGAGAAAGGGGTTTTACTCCACACCTCTCTTAAAATGGAGTTAAAATGCTCACATCTTgcattaaattttgtatttgttacCCCGAGTTGCAAAGGAAAAGCACATCATGAACTATTAATTAAGGGTTACTTCCTTGGCCAGCAGCGGTGGCTTGGGCGGGTAGtaccagttactccggaggctgaggcggaaggctcgcttgagaccaggaattgaAGCTGCAGTGCGCTAGCGCGACTTTTATTCCGTAGCTTCAAAGTCCTTTCTCAAGCAAACCTAATGGGAACAGAACCAAATGTTATTTCTGTGTGCTTGTGGGGAGAGGT
This portion of the Rhinopithecus roxellana isolate Shanxi Qingling chromosome 2, ASM756505v1, whole genome shotgun sequence genome encodes:
- the SPINK2 gene encoding serine protease inhibitor Kazal-type 2 isoform X5; amino-acid sequence: MALAVLRLALLLLAVTFAGSARSGPGERGPLEKSGRGSHAGGGPCPALGGLGDGTRTAVTGGSPEDLSPGKVVKILKSSDMDPADGAVYRTEGETTFTGRLDKLCFPLFSFPVFLYIRFVNTHLLRAGMEDSHV
- the SPINK2 gene encoding serine protease inhibitor Kazal-type 2 isoform X1; this translates as MALAVLRLALLLLAVTFAGSARSGPGERGPLEKSGRGSHAGGGPCPALGGLGDGTRTAVTGGSPEDLSPGGGARTGGCGPLFRRFSKYKTPFCARYQLPGCPRDFNPVCGTDMITYPNECTLCMKIRESGQNIKIIRYGPC
- the SPINK2 gene encoding serine protease inhibitor Kazal-type 2 isoform X2, whose translation is MALAVLRLALLLLAVTFAGSARSGPGERGPLEKSGRGSHAGGGPCPALGGLGDGTRTAVTGGSPEDLSPGPLFRRFSKYKTPFCARYQLPGCPRDFNPVCGTDMITYPNECTLCMKIRESGQNIKIIRYGPC